One window of Salegentibacter sp. Hel_I_6 genomic DNA carries:
- a CDS encoding DUF6122 family protein, whose product MQTFTHYFLHFIAIGAIAWFCDKRNWKKNWLILLATMAVDLDHVFATPLFDPMRCGIGYHPLHSQLAILTYFLGMIFTKNKILRLIFIGLLFHMLTDFIDCLWMFSKCGECYTSSEIYKWFN is encoded by the coding sequence TTGCAAACTTTCACCCATTATTTTCTTCATTTTATAGCTATTGGCGCTATTGCCTGGTTTTGCGATAAAAGGAACTGGAAAAAGAACTGGCTTATTTTACTCGCCACTATGGCCGTAGATCTTGACCATGTTTTTGCTACCCCTCTATTTGACCCTATGCGCTGCGGTATTGGCTATCATCCTTTACATTCCCAACTTGCTATCCTCACTTATTTTTTAGGAATGATCTTTACTAAAAATAAAATCTTAAGACTCATTTTTATCGGTTTACTATTTCATATGCTTACCGATTTTATAGACTGTCTGTGGATGTTTTCTAAATGCGGGGAGTGCTATACTTCTTCTGAAATTTATAAATGGTTTAATTAA
- a CDS encoding DinB family protein, with product MNKNKPEFWLRGKVADVPNLLQPAAHALLQSREEVEEYMKDFPEKLLWENPAGRASVGFHLQHLTGVIDRMLTYAEAEKLSDAQFQYLKNEGKPDEGISLEFLVQQFQKKVNEAIEFLKNTPENILTEYRPVGRKEFPSTVIGLLFHAAEHSQRHIGQLLVTVSVLKEKEEF from the coding sequence ATGAATAAAAATAAACCCGAATTCTGGTTAAGAGGAAAAGTAGCTGATGTTCCCAATTTGCTGCAACCCGCCGCCCACGCTTTATTACAATCCCGGGAAGAAGTAGAAGAATATATGAAGGATTTCCCAGAGAAATTACTGTGGGAAAATCCAGCAGGGCGCGCTTCGGTAGGATTTCATCTTCAACATTTAACCGGAGTAATAGATAGAATGCTGACCTACGCCGAAGCTGAAAAATTATCGGATGCTCAATTCCAGTATTTAAAAAACGAAGGAAAACCGGATGAGGGAATTTCATTAGAATTTTTGGTGCAACAGTTTCAGAAAAAAGTAAATGAAGCAATAGAATTTTTAAAAAACACCCCCGAAAATATTCTAACCGAATATAGACCTGTGGGGAGAAAAGAATTCCCTTCAACGGTTATCGGTTTGCTTTTCCATGCTGCAGAACATAGTCAGCGGCATATTGGGCAACTTTTGGTAACGGTGAGTGTTTTAAAGGAAAAAGAAGAATTTTAA
- a CDS encoding AraC family transcriptional regulator, which translates to MNTNLSNYNRNLKLNTTIENRTIYSADYAELNVFETQQIAEKVNLQFGFPIIASMLTGKKVMHLEGMKSFDFYPGESVVLPSDKKMIIDFPEANIKNPTRCLALGIDPEKIKETVQIFNENTRIDFENDNHSFDASAVHLANNQQVQFVLDRIFSTFLEDGRAKDALLDLMVKELIIRLLQTKAKVMLLDNETLFDNNRMAFIVKYMREHLTENINVEKLADKACMSTSNFYRSFKNTLGDTPIDYLNGERIKFAKKLIQRTNSKFADIAYKSGFNNTSYFNRQFKRFEKITPNQYRKLVKGNLT; encoded by the coding sequence TTGAATACAAATTTATCAAACTATAATCGCAATTTAAAGCTGAATACCACTATTGAAAACAGAACAATTTACAGCGCAGATTATGCCGAATTAAATGTTTTTGAAACCCAGCAGATAGCAGAAAAAGTGAATCTTCAGTTTGGTTTTCCAATTATCGCGAGTATGCTTACAGGCAAGAAAGTGATGCATTTAGAGGGAATGAAATCTTTTGATTTTTATCCCGGAGAATCTGTAGTGTTGCCTTCAGACAAGAAAATGATCATCGATTTTCCTGAAGCGAATATCAAAAATCCTACGCGATGCCTCGCTCTTGGAATTGACCCCGAAAAAATTAAAGAAACGGTTCAAATTTTTAACGAAAATACGCGAATTGATTTCGAGAATGACAATCATAGTTTTGACGCCAGCGCTGTTCACTTAGCCAATAATCAACAGGTACAGTTTGTATTAGATCGCATTTTTAGTACTTTCCTGGAAGATGGTAGAGCCAAAGATGCGTTACTAGACCTAATGGTAAAGGAACTTATTATAAGGTTACTTCAAACTAAAGCAAAAGTAATGCTCCTGGATAATGAAACGCTTTTTGATAATAATAGAATGGCATTTATAGTTAAGTATATGCGGGAACACTTAACCGAAAATATAAATGTAGAAAAGCTTGCAGACAAAGCCTGTATGAGCACTTCTAATTTTTACCGAAGTTTTAAAAATACACTGGGAGACACACCCATAGATTACTTAAACGGTGAACGAATTAAATTTGCCAAGAAACTTATTCAAAGGACAAATAGCAAGTTTGCTGATATCGCATATAAGAGTGGATTCAATAACACAAGCTACTTTAACAGGCAATTTAAACGCTTTGAAAAGATCACTCCAAATCAATATAGAAAACTGGTAAAAGGTAATCTCACTTAA
- a CDS encoding universal stress protein, with protein MKVFKNILVAIDFNDAVGELLSYAESIAEKFGAKIWVVHVAAPDPDFVGYDTGPQYIRDMRADELKAEHKELQQIREMFIDKNIESDALLIQGSTVETVLEEAKKLKADMLIVGTHKHSFFYNLFAESVSVELFKNSEIPVFSIPFGEEK; from the coding sequence ATGAAAGTTTTCAAAAACATTCTTGTCGCCATAGATTTTAACGACGCTGTGGGAGAACTCTTGTCGTATGCTGAAAGTATAGCTGAAAAATTCGGGGCAAAAATATGGGTGGTCCACGTGGCCGCCCCAGACCCCGATTTTGTAGGTTATGATACTGGCCCCCAATATATAAGAGATATGCGAGCCGATGAATTAAAAGCTGAACATAAAGAATTACAGCAAATTCGGGAAATGTTCATAGATAAGAATATAGAATCTGACGCACTCCTTATTCAGGGTTCTACGGTAGAAACGGTGCTGGAGGAAGCTAAAAAGCTTAAAGCTGATATGTTGATTGTGGGAACCCACAAACATAGTTTCTTTTATAATCTCTTTGCTGAAAGCGTTTCGGTAGAATTATTTAAAAATTCTGAAATTCCAGTATTTTCCATTCCTTTCGGGGAAGAAAAATAA
- a CDS encoding DUF779 domain-containing protein produces MDYKRVEITPDANKLLQELKQQHGEVIFHQSGGCCDGSTPMLLAKEDFYIDENDILMGEVGGVNFYMSHDQFEYWKHTHLTVDIVKGRGGSFSLDIPTGYRFLIKSRMLNDEENKNLNP; encoded by the coding sequence ATGGACTATAAAAGAGTAGAAATAACTCCTGATGCAAATAAATTGTTGCAAGAACTTAAGCAACAGCACGGCGAGGTGATCTTTCACCAAAGTGGTGGCTGTTGCGATGGTTCTACACCAATGTTATTGGCAAAAGAAGATTTTTATATAGACGAGAACGATATTTTAATGGGGGAAGTTGGCGGCGTAAATTTTTATATGAGCCACGACCAATTTGAATATTGGAAACATACCCATTTAACTGTGGATATTGTAAAAGGTAGAGGCGGAAGTTTTTCGCTCGATATTCCTACCGGTTACCGTTTTCTAATAAAATCAAGAATGCTAAATGATGAAGAAAACAAGAATTTAAACCCTTAA
- a CDS encoding pyridoxal-phosphate dependent enzyme, whose product MITKKEFTTLHLQISPYIHRTPVLSSGLLNKIAETEIFFKCENFQRMGAFKMRGATAAILALSEKEQTKGVVTHSSGNFAQAVSLSAKSLGIPAYIVMPSSAPQVKKDAVKTYGGEITECEPNLKAREAAAIKIQQETGASFLHPSNQLEVIYGQGTAAIELLEQKPDLDIIITPVGGGGLVAGTALATNYFGNNCKTIGAEPFEVDDAYRSLKSGKIETNSSTNTIGDGLKTQLGDKNFPIIQKFVSEIIRVEEEEIIAAMKLIWERMKIVVEPSSAVAFAAVLREKEKFREKKVGIIISGGNVDLSNLPF is encoded by the coding sequence ATGATCACTAAGAAAGAATTTACTACACTTCATTTACAAATTTCACCATACATTCACCGTACTCCAGTTTTATCTTCAGGATTATTAAATAAAATCGCTGAAACTGAAATCTTTTTTAAATGTGAAAACTTTCAAAGAATGGGCGCATTTAAAATGCGTGGTGCAACTGCTGCAATTTTAGCTTTAAGTGAAAAAGAACAAACAAAAGGTGTGGTCACTCATTCTTCAGGTAATTTTGCACAGGCGGTTTCGCTTTCTGCAAAAAGCCTGGGAATCCCGGCCTATATCGTGATGCCTTCTTCTGCCCCTCAAGTTAAAAAAGACGCTGTAAAGACCTATGGCGGAGAAATTACAGAGTGCGAACCTAACCTAAAAGCCAGGGAAGCGGCTGCCATTAAAATTCAGCAAGAAACCGGTGCCAGCTTTCTTCATCCATCCAATCAATTAGAAGTCATTTACGGGCAGGGAACCGCAGCGATAGAATTACTCGAACAGAAACCCGATTTAGATATTATCATTACACCGGTTGGCGGTGGCGGACTTGTTGCCGGAACTGCACTTGCTACAAATTACTTCGGAAATAATTGCAAAACAATTGGTGCTGAACCATTTGAGGTTGATGATGCGTACCGGTCTCTAAAATCTGGTAAAATTGAAACTAATTCCAGTACAAATACAATTGGCGACGGATTAAAAACTCAGCTAGGAGATAAGAATTTTCCAATTATTCAAAAGTTTGTTTCCGAAATTATAAGAGTTGAAGAGGAAGAAATCATCGCGGCTATGAAACTTATTTGGGAAAGAATGAAAATTGTAGTTGAACCTTCTAGCGCAGTTGCATTTGCCGCCGTTTTACGTGAAAAAGAAAAATTTCGAGAAAAAAAAGTGGGAATTATTATTTCAGGGGGGAATGTAGATTTAAGCAATTTGCCTTTTTAA
- a CDS encoding DUF302 domain-containing protein — MKLLLKFYYFVFFLGIFSGLAQEKQEDHLMISESKYDFDSTVSRLEAQLNQQDGISIFAKIEHHENAKRAGLKLSEKTVFIFGNPKQGSLLMQMDQVAGLDLPLKMLVHKEDDKTIITYSSTNYLKKRYELKKAKNLKNIERALNEIASKVSGNKVKKSGKFSLDKHQGIKSEISEFDFETTYKRLFSALEDNPNLRIFSEIDHFKNGGNVDIGLRPTRLIVFGNPEIGTPIMLESAKIALELPVKILVWRDEAGVVKISYNDPAFLAQRFKLTTNIPQLEKMNTALETLSKNAAKY, encoded by the coding sequence ATGAAACTCCTGTTAAAATTTTATTACTTCGTTTTCTTCCTCGGAATTTTTTCTGGTCTAGCACAGGAAAAACAAGAAGATCATCTTATGATAAGCGAAAGTAAGTATGATTTTGATAGTACGGTTTCAAGACTGGAAGCACAGCTTAATCAGCAAGATGGCATTAGTATCTTTGCCAAGATAGAACATCATGAAAATGCTAAGCGAGCCGGGCTAAAACTTTCAGAAAAAACTGTTTTTATCTTCGGAAACCCAAAGCAGGGATCACTTTTAATGCAAATGGACCAGGTGGCAGGGCTGGATTTACCGCTTAAAATGTTGGTTCATAAAGAAGACGATAAAACTATAATCACCTATAGTAGCACCAATTATCTTAAAAAAAGATATGAGCTGAAAAAGGCTAAAAATCTTAAAAATATAGAAAGAGCGCTTAATGAAATTGCTTCTAAAGTATCGGGTAATAAAGTGAAAAAATCTGGAAAATTTAGTTTAGATAAGCACCAGGGAATTAAATCTGAGATCAGTGAATTCGATTTTGAAACCACTTATAAAAGACTTTTTTCAGCTTTAGAAGATAATCCAAACCTAAGAATTTTTTCAGAAATAGATCATTTTAAAAATGGAGGAAACGTAGATATAGGCTTGCGTCCTACACGCCTTATTGTATTCGGAAATCCAGAAATAGGAACTCCAATTATGCTTGAAAGTGCAAAAATAGCTTTAGAATTACCGGTAAAAATTTTGGTATGGCGCGACGAAGCCGGAGTGGTAAAAATCTCTTATAACGATCCGGCATTTTTAGCGCAACGCTTTAAACTAACCACAAATATTCCGCAGTTAGAAAAAATGAATACGGCACTGGAAACTCTTAGTAAAAATGCAGCAAAATATTAA
- a CDS encoding amidohydrolase family protein: MFKKFLPAIFILLATPNLISQEKGEEKKWDVNDPYSDDWNIKEVPLQTDEGTWINLDVSPDGKTIVFDLLGDIYKMPISGGKAELLRSGMAYEVQPRFSPDGSKISFTSDAGGGDNIWIMDADGQDAKQLTKEDFRLLNNAVWIPDGNAIVARKHFTSGRSLGAGEMWLYHIGGEGGLQLTERKNDQQDVNEPSISPDGRYLYYSEDMYPGGMFQYNKDPNKQIYVIKRYDFETGENTTITGGPGGAARPQVSPDGKKLAFIKRIRTKSVLYIHDLETGEEWPVYDKLSKDQQEAWAIFGVYPGFSWMPSGEEIVFWSEGKINKVNIENYNAEVIPFEIENTIEIAETHRSEHKVFSEEFNPKVIRHAVTSPNGKTLVFNAVGYLWKKSLPNGKPQRITSGEDFEFEPAFSPDGKEIVYVTWNDAEMGAIMKVGLNGRNSEKLTSEKGIYRNPAFSNDAENIVFIKEKGNSDQGQTFSKNPGIYTMSASGENIEKIYDSGDFPMYSKDDSRIFFQTGGALMGSLEKSLKSIDLSGNDERTHINSKHANRIVPSPDNKWVVFSHLHQAYLAPLTMTGRTLELDNNTKTIPVTKITKDAGMNLHWSNNSENVHWTLGDEYFTNEVSERFTFLKNSPDSIPDITEKGTKIGLGLKTDVPEGQIAFTNARIITMNGDKVIENGSILIEENKIVSIGEASEVKLPNNAKVYDLEGKTIMPGIVDAHAHIGAFRYGLTPQKHWPLYANMAFGVTTVHDPSALSESIFSMAEMVKAGEMVGPRIYSTGIILYGAEGDFKAVINNLDDARSALRRTKAFGATSVKSYNQPRREQRQQIMQAAKELEMNVVPEGGSTFLHNMNMIVDGHTGIEHNIPIAPVYKDVKTLWGNSNTGYTPTLIVNYGGINGEYYFYDKDKVWENERLLNFTPRQIVDSRSRRRETLPEEEYEQGPILVSETAKELSDIGVKVNLGAHGQLQGLGAHWELWLLQMGGMTNMEALQAATINGAEYIGMGSEIGSLEEGKLADLIVLEENPLEDIRNSESVIYTMVNGRLYDAETMNEIGNNPKERGEFYWEDNKYNAAFPWHESTQSFTAPGCTCHRLTN, from the coding sequence ATGTTTAAAAAATTCCTCCCGGCCATCTTTATACTTTTGGCCACTCCAAATCTAATTTCACAAGAAAAAGGAGAAGAAAAAAAATGGGATGTCAATGATCCATATTCAGATGACTGGAATATTAAGGAAGTTCCATTGCAAACCGATGAAGGTACCTGGATAAACCTGGATGTTTCTCCCGATGGAAAAACAATTGTTTTTGATCTTTTAGGTGATATTTATAAAATGCCAATTAGCGGTGGAAAAGCCGAACTTCTAAGAAGCGGAATGGCCTATGAAGTTCAGCCGCGTTTTAGTCCCGATGGTTCTAAAATCTCATTTACCAGCGATGCCGGAGGTGGTGATAACATTTGGATTATGGATGCCGATGGCCAAGATGCCAAACAACTTACCAAAGAAGATTTTCGACTGCTAAATAATGCGGTTTGGATACCTGACGGTAACGCAATCGTAGCCAGGAAACATTTTACTTCAGGCCGCTCTTTAGGTGCCGGCGAAATGTGGTTGTACCATATTGGCGGGGAAGGCGGATTGCAGCTTACCGAGCGTAAAAACGATCAGCAGGATGTGAATGAGCCAAGTATTTCTCCCGATGGACGCTATCTTTATTACAGCGAAGATATGTACCCGGGCGGAATGTTCCAGTACAATAAAGATCCTAATAAGCAGATCTATGTAATTAAACGTTACGATTTTGAAACCGGGGAAAACACAACAATAACCGGCGGTCCCGGTGGTGCTGCAAGACCACAGGTTTCTCCTGATGGGAAAAAACTTGCTTTTATAAAGCGAATAAGGACAAAATCGGTTTTATACATTCATGATTTGGAAACCGGGGAAGAATGGCCGGTTTACGATAAATTGAGTAAAGACCAGCAGGAAGCCTGGGCTATTTTTGGCGTTTATCCCGGATTTAGTTGGATGCCTTCAGGAGAAGAAATTGTATTCTGGAGCGAAGGAAAAATCAACAAGGTAAATATTGAAAATTACAATGCGGAAGTGATTCCGTTTGAAATAGAAAATACAATAGAAATTGCCGAAACTCATCGCAGCGAACACAAAGTATTTTCAGAAGAATTTAATCCGAAAGTGATTCGTCACGCGGTGACTTCACCTAATGGAAAAACCCTGGTTTTTAATGCTGTAGGCTACCTGTGGAAAAAATCCTTACCAAACGGAAAACCTCAGCGTATTACCAGTGGCGAAGATTTTGAATTTGAACCCGCTTTCTCCCCTGACGGAAAAGAGATTGTATATGTAACCTGGAATGATGCTGAAATGGGAGCCATTATGAAAGTTGGTTTAAATGGAAGAAATTCCGAAAAGCTCACTTCAGAAAAAGGAATTTACAGAAATCCTGCTTTTTCCAATGATGCTGAAAATATTGTTTTTATAAAGGAAAAAGGAAACAGCGACCAGGGACAAACCTTTAGTAAAAATCCAGGAATTTATACGATGAGTGCTTCCGGAGAAAATATTGAAAAAATCTACGATTCGGGAGATTTCCCGATGTATAGCAAAGACGATTCCCGAATCTTCTTTCAAACCGGTGGCGCACTTATGGGCAGCCTGGAAAAAAGTTTAAAAAGTATAGATCTAAGCGGAAACGACGAGCGTACTCATATTAATTCAAAACACGCTAACCGTATAGTGCCAAGCCCAGATAATAAATGGGTAGTTTTTAGTCATTTGCACCAGGCTTATTTGGCGCCACTTACTATGACGGGAAGGACTTTAGAATTGGATAATAATACCAAAACTATTCCTGTGACCAAAATCACAAAAGATGCAGGAATGAACCTACATTGGTCGAACAACAGCGAAAATGTGCACTGGACTTTGGGTGATGAATATTTTACAAATGAAGTTTCAGAACGTTTTACCTTTCTGAAAAACTCACCCGATTCTATTCCCGATATTACTGAAAAAGGCACAAAAATAGGACTTGGGCTAAAAACCGATGTTCCGGAAGGGCAAATTGCTTTTACCAACGCCAGGATCATCACCATGAATGGCGATAAAGTAATCGAAAACGGAAGTATTTTAATCGAAGAAAATAAGATTGTTTCTATTGGCGAAGCTTCCGAAGTAAAGCTTCCGAACAATGCGAAAGTGTATGACCTGGAAGGAAAAACCATCATGCCGGGAATCGTAGATGCACATGCCCACATTGGCGCTTTTAGATATGGTTTGACCCCGCAAAAACACTGGCCTTTATATGCGAATATGGCTTTTGGAGTGACGACGGTACACGATCCTTCAGCGTTAAGTGAAAGTATTTTTAGTATGGCAGAAATGGTAAAAGCCGGTGAAATGGTTGGACCCAGAATTTATTCAACAGGAATTATTCTTTACGGGGCTGAAGGCGATTTTAAAGCGGTGATCAATAACCTTGACGATGCCAGATCGGCCTTAAGAAGAACTAAGGCTTTTGGGGCGACTTCGGTAAAAAGTTATAATCAGCCGCGCCGGGAGCAGCGTCAACAAATTATGCAGGCTGCAAAGGAACTGGAAATGAATGTAGTTCCTGAAGGTGGAAGCACCTTTTTACACAATATGAATATGATTGTGGATGGGCATACCGGGATAGAACACAACATCCCAATTGCCCCGGTTTATAAGGATGTAAAAACACTATGGGGAAATAGCAACACCGGATATACACCAACCCTTATTGTAAATTACGGCGGGATAAACGGGGAATATTATTTCTATGACAAAGATAAAGTCTGGGAAAATGAGCGTTTATTGAATTTCACTCCGAGACAAATCGTGGATTCCCGTTCCCGAAGAAGGGAAACTTTGCCTGAAGAAGAATATGAGCAGGGACCAATTTTGGTTTCAGAAACTGCTAAAGAACTTTCTGATATTGGTGTAAAAGTGAATCTTGGCGCCCACGGACAATTACAGGGACTTGGTGCTCATTGGGAACTATGGTTACTACAAATGGGCGGAATGACCAATATGGAAGCTTTACAGGCCGCAACAATTAATGGCGCTGAATATATTGGAATGGGCAGCGAAATTGGTTCTCTAGAAGAAGGTAAATTAGCCGATTTAATTGTTTTGGAGGAAAATCCGCTGGAAGATATACGCAATTCAGAATCTGTAATTTATACTATGGTTAATGGAAGATTATACGATGCTGAAACGATGAACGAAATTGGCAACAACCCAAAAGAACGCGGTGAATTTTATTGGGAAGATAATAAATACAATGCGGCATTTCCGTGGCACGAAAGTACACAAAGCTTTACAGCACCGGGTTGCACCTGCCACAGATTGACTAATTAA
- a CDS encoding DUF202 domain-containing protein — MRRVKFGRLFTHRKIDESIIREHLALERTKLANERTLLSYTQAALYFLLGGLALIQLKEYEEMHYIGYLALVFSVLFVTVGIWRFIVLRNKMKDLLKGKIESSAEEEEEPENN; from the coding sequence ATGAGAAGGGTTAAATTTGGAAGGCTTTTCACTCACAGAAAGATAGATGAAAGTATCATTCGTGAACACCTTGCGCTGGAAAGAACTAAACTCGCCAATGAGCGCACATTGTTATCCTACACCCAGGCGGCACTTTATTTTTTGCTCGGGGGTTTGGCCTTGATTCAGTTAAAAGAATATGAGGAGATGCATTATATTGGTTACCTGGCCCTGGTATTCTCTGTGCTCTTTGTCACTGTAGGCATTTGGCGGTTCATCGTACTTAGAAATAAGATGAAAGATCTTTTAAAGGGTAAAATAGAGTCTTCAGCTGAAGAGGAAGAAGAACCGGAGAATAATTAA
- a CDS encoding glyoxylate/hydroxypyruvate reductase A, which translates to MSFLVVSPGKDPKAWVEALKNQHPGMDIYVYPEDHDKEEVEFALTWNHPRGIFQNYPNLKVIASMGAGVDHITSDEELPENVKITKVVDDRLAEDMGTFVLSLVLAHQRNLLHYRESQINEKWEPVPYTRNNDVKVGILGLGNLGQSVADSLLKNGFQVIGFSKHKKDFENVESFAGENEFDEFLEQTNILVNMLPLTPDTEEILNLDLFEKLPKGAYVINVARGEHLVEQDLLAKVDDGHLSGAALDVFWEEPIRDEHPFWKHPKIRITPHIASVTHPDSVIPQIIDNYERMKDDEELKNVVERDRGY; encoded by the coding sequence ATGTCATTTTTAGTAGTTAGTCCGGGAAAAGACCCGAAAGCTTGGGTTGAAGCTTTAAAAAATCAACATCCAGGTATGGATATCTATGTATATCCTGAAGATCACGATAAGGAAGAAGTAGAATTTGCCTTAACCTGGAATCACCCGCGTGGGATATTTCAAAATTACCCTAATCTAAAAGTTATTGCATCTATGGGTGCCGGGGTAGACCATATAACCAGTGATGAAGAGCTCCCCGAAAACGTGAAAATCACCAAAGTTGTAGACGATCGCCTGGCGGAGGATATGGGAACTTTTGTGTTAAGTCTTGTTTTAGCACATCAAAGAAACCTGCTTCATTACCGCGAAAGTCAAATTAATGAAAAGTGGGAGCCAGTTCCATATACCCGAAATAATGATGTTAAAGTTGGGATATTAGGATTAGGTAATCTGGGACAAAGTGTAGCCGATAGCTTATTAAAGAACGGTTTCCAGGTTATAGGCTTTTCCAAGCATAAAAAAGATTTTGAAAACGTAGAAAGCTTTGCCGGAGAAAATGAGTTTGATGAATTCCTGGAGCAAACGAATATTTTGGTGAATATGTTGCCATTAACACCAGATACCGAAGAAATACTTAACCTAGATTTATTTGAAAAATTGCCCAAAGGAGCTTATGTAATTAATGTAGCCCGTGGCGAACATTTAGTAGAACAGGACTTATTGGCTAAAGTAGATGATGGTCATCTTTCTGGCGCGGCATTAGATGTTTTCTGGGAAGAACCGATTAGAGACGAACACCCGTTTTGGAAACATCCAAAAATTAGAATAACTCCACATATTGCCAGTGTAACACATCCAGACTCCGTGATTCCTCAAATAATTGACAATTACGAAAGAATGAAGGATGATGAGGAGCTTAAGAATGTGGTTGAAAGAGATAGAGGTTATTAA
- a CDS encoding aldehyde dehydrogenase family protein: MSYSAPKFKEKYGNFINGKFQDPIDGKYFENHSPVDNKLLAKYPRSNEKDVKSAIEAANNAKHEWGKTSASERAAILHKIADVIHENLETFAQMETADNGKSIRETMNADVPLAADHFRYFASAIRAEEGSATELNENTLSLIINEPLGVVAQIIPWNFPILMLAWKVAPALASGNCVVLKPAEQTPASATFLAEKIADLLPPGVFNVIHGFGPEAGKPLASSPNVDKVAFTGETTTGQLIMQYASKNLHPVTMELGGKSPNVFFNSIMDHDDAFLDKCIEGAVLFAFNQGEVCTAPSRILIQEDIYDEFIKRVIERTKAIKMGNPFEESTMMGAQASSDQHQKILEYIKIGKDEGAEVLAGGGAAELDGDLANGFYIQPTILKGHNKMRVFQEEIFGPVVAVCTFKNEAEAIEIANDTMYGLGAGVWTRDAHQLYQIPRAIKAGRVWVNCYHDYPAHAPFGGYKKSGFGRENHLMMLNHYRQSKNMLISYDKNKLGFF; this comes from the coding sequence ATGAGCTATTCAGCACCAAAATTTAAAGAAAAATATGGCAATTTCATTAACGGGAAATTCCAGGATCCCATAGACGGCAAGTATTTTGAAAACCATTCGCCGGTAGATAATAAGTTATTAGCCAAATATCCAAGATCTAACGAGAAAGATGTAAAAAGCGCCATTGAAGCTGCTAATAATGCAAAACACGAATGGGGAAAAACTTCGGCCTCTGAAAGGGCTGCGATTCTGCATAAAATAGCTGATGTTATTCACGAAAACCTGGAAACCTTTGCGCAAATGGAAACTGCCGATAACGGGAAATCCATCCGTGAAACAATGAATGCCGATGTACCTTTAGCGGCAGATCATTTTAGATATTTTGCTTCAGCCATTAGAGCCGAAGAAGGATCGGCTACAGAATTGAATGAAAATACCCTTTCTTTAATTATCAACGAGCCACTTGGAGTAGTAGCGCAAATTATTCCGTGGAATTTTCCAATATTAATGCTAGCCTGGAAAGTTGCTCCGGCTTTGGCTTCCGGAAACTGCGTAGTTTTAAAACCCGCAGAACAAACCCCAGCTTCTGCAACATTTTTAGCTGAAAAGATTGCAGATCTTTTACCTCCGGGAGTTTTTAATGTTATTCACGGTTTTGGTCCTGAAGCAGGGAAACCTTTGGCTTCCAGCCCAAATGTAGATAAAGTGGCCTTTACGGGAGAAACCACTACCGGGCAATTAATTATGCAGTATGCTTCAAAAAACCTGCATCCCGTAACGATGGAACTTGGTGGGAAGTCACCGAATGTCTTCTTTAATAGTATTATGGATCACGACGATGCTTTCCTTGATAAATGTATTGAAGGCGCTGTGCTTTTTGCATTTAACCAGGGTGAAGTTTGTACTGCACCATCCAGGATTTTAATTCAGGAAGATATTTATGATGAATTCATTAAAAGGGTGATTGAGCGTACCAAAGCTATAAAAATGGGTAATCCGTTTGAAGAATCTACGATGATGGGTGCACAGGCTTCCAGTGATCAGCATCAGAAAATCCTTGAATATATTAAGATAGGGAAGGATGAAGGCGCCGAGGTTTTAGCCGGCGGTGGTGCAGCAGAACTTGATGGAGATTTAGCAAACGGATTTTACATTCAGCCAACTATTTTAAAAGGCCATAATAAAATGAGGGTTTTCCAGGAAGAAATTTTTGGTCCTGTGGTTGCGGTTTGTACTTTTAAAAATGAAGCGGAAGCCATTGAAATTGCAAACGATACGATGTATGGTCTTGGAGCCGGAGTTTGGACGCGGGATGCGCACCAACTGTATCAAATTCCACGCGCGATAAAGGCCGGACGAGTTTGGGTGAATTGCTATCACGATTATCCTGCGCACGCACCGTTTGGAGGCTATAAGAAATCCGGTTTTGGTAGGGAAAACCATTTAATGATGCTTAATCATTATAGACAAAGCAAGAATATGCTAATTTCTTATGATAAGAATAAACTGGGATTCTTTTAG